A single genomic interval of Spirosoma taeanense harbors:
- a CDS encoding glycosyltransferase family 4 protein: MKIGIEGQRLFRREKHGMDIYVLEVIKAIQQLDKTNEYVVFVKDDEDRNCLSETDNVKIVTVPGGNYALWEQVNLPRAAKQHGVDLLHCTSNTAPLFASTPTVVTIHDLIYMEKTAGDKTATMYQRVGNEYRRWIVPQVAKRCRRVLADSEYTRQDILKLFHLPETQVRVSYLGVSPKLAQSLKIERLPAIRQRYNLPERYFFYLGSQDPRKNMRTVLNAFGKFAQTTQGVDLVVSGKPPIFWNELLQQSGNEQLADRCRFIGFVEAEDLSGLYAQAEVYLYPSLSEGFGLPILEAMSCGVPVITSTTTSMPEVGGDVAVLVDPYKPDEITQAMMTLYNDPALRQQKVAQGLRRVEQFSWQRTAREVLATYQEVYASLS; this comes from the coding sequence ATGAAGATTGGCATTGAAGGCCAGCGGTTGTTTCGACGTGAGAAGCACGGCATGGATATTTACGTGCTGGAGGTCATTAAAGCGATTCAACAACTTGACAAAACGAACGAATACGTGGTTTTTGTGAAGGATGATGAAGATCGAAACTGCCTGAGCGAGACGGATAACGTAAAGATTGTGACCGTTCCGGGCGGGAATTACGCGCTATGGGAACAGGTCAATCTACCCCGGGCGGCTAAACAACATGGCGTTGATTTACTACACTGCACCAGCAATACGGCTCCCCTGTTTGCCTCAACGCCTACCGTCGTGACAATTCACGATCTGATTTATATGGAAAAAACGGCCGGCGACAAGACTGCGACCATGTATCAGCGGGTTGGTAACGAATACCGCCGGTGGATTGTCCCCCAGGTTGCTAAACGCTGCCGCCGGGTTTTGGCGGATTCGGAGTACACCCGGCAGGATATCCTGAAGCTATTTCACCTGCCCGAAACCCAGGTGCGGGTGTCTTATCTGGGCGTGAGCCCGAAACTGGCGCAGTCGCTCAAAATCGAGCGGCTTCCGGCCATTCGCCAGCGCTACAATCTGCCGGAACGCTATTTTTTCTACCTCGGCAGCCAGGACCCGCGTAAGAATATGCGTACGGTTCTCAACGCGTTCGGCAAATTCGCTCAGACGACGCAGGGTGTTGATCTGGTTGTTAGTGGAAAGCCGCCAATATTCTGGAATGAATTACTCCAGCAGTCGGGTAATGAACAGCTTGCCGACCGGTGCCGGTTTATTGGTTTTGTGGAAGCAGAAGACCTGTCGGGTCTGTACGCACAGGCTGAAGTCTATTTGTACCCATCGTTGAGCGAAGGATTTGGACTGCCCATTCTGGAAGCCATGTCGTGTGGTGTTCCGGTGATTACAAGTACTACGACGTCGATGCCCGAAGTAGGGGGCGATGTGGCCGTATTAGTTGACCCTTATAAGCCGGACGAGATTACTCAGGCCATGATGACCTTATATAATGACCCGGCTTTACGGCAACAGAAGGTTGCGCAGGGGCTTCGCCGGGTCGAACAGTTCTCCTGGCAGCGTACGGCCCGTGAAGTACTGGCTACGTATCAGGAAGTGTATGCATCGTTAAGTTAA
- a CDS encoding glycosyltransferase family 2 protein, whose protein sequence is MKVAFWIIAFLAVYTYLGYGLLVWALVKIRHRLGKGRTAPNWRTTYLPEVTLVVPAYNEMSCLADKLANSLSLDYPADKLHLLFVAEGSTDGSIEYLKAQQEKYPNLAIMGGNERLGKIEAMNQAMKKIQTPLVIYSDANTILNREAIRNTVRHFQDPEVAAVAGEKRILTESNEAAAGAGEGLYWKYESFLKRLDTELHTVVGAAGEFFAMRTALYESVEYDTLLDDFMISLRLAGRGYRVVYEPEAYAMERPSFSVMEEQKRKVRIAAGGFQSIVRLTDLLNPFKHGWLTFQYVSHRAMRWAVTPFCLPILVVLNALIAVVDGGWFWWLLLVGQLGFYGAAYAGYRLESRQIRRKALFVPFYFTFMNVCVLLGYQRYRRGGHNGIWEKAKRADNLPNASQAGPGQTPVLESVP, encoded by the coding sequence ATGAAAGTTGCGTTCTGGATTATTGCCTTTCTGGCTGTTTATACCTACCTGGGCTACGGTCTGCTGGTCTGGGCGTTAGTTAAAATACGTCACCGATTAGGTAAGGGCCGGACTGCGCCGAACTGGCGAACAACTTATTTGCCCGAAGTAACCCTGGTGGTGCCGGCTTATAACGAAATGAGTTGTCTGGCCGATAAACTGGCTAACTCACTCTCTCTGGATTACCCCGCCGATAAGCTTCACTTATTGTTCGTTGCCGAAGGCTCCACCGATGGGTCAATTGAATACCTGAAAGCTCAGCAGGAAAAGTACCCAAATCTGGCCATTATGGGTGGTAATGAACGGCTGGGAAAGATCGAAGCTATGAACCAGGCTATGAAAAAAATTCAGACGCCGTTGGTTATTTATAGTGATGCCAATACGATTCTGAACCGGGAGGCTATTCGCAACACCGTCCGGCATTTTCAGGACCCCGAGGTGGCGGCTGTAGCGGGTGAAAAACGCATTCTAACCGAAAGTAATGAAGCCGCTGCGGGTGCAGGCGAGGGGCTTTACTGGAAATACGAATCGTTTTTGAAGCGGCTCGATACGGAGCTGCATACGGTGGTTGGCGCAGCCGGCGAATTTTTTGCCATGCGGACGGCCCTTTACGAATCCGTCGAATACGATACGCTCCTGGACGACTTCATGATTTCGTTGCGGCTGGCGGGTCGGGGCTACCGGGTGGTCTATGAACCCGAAGCCTATGCGATGGAGCGGCCTTCGTTCTCGGTTATGGAAGAGCAGAAGCGAAAGGTTCGGATTGCCGCGGGTGGTTTCCAGTCTATTGTCCGCCTGACGGATTTATTAAACCCGTTTAAACACGGTTGGCTAACCTTCCAGTACGTTTCGCATCGGGCCATGCGATGGGCCGTAACGCCATTTTGCCTGCCTATCCTGGTTGTACTTAACGCACTGATTGCCGTTGTAGATGGCGGCTGGTTCTGGTGGCTTTTGTTAGTGGGTCAGCTTGGCTTTTATGGAGCTGCCTATGCAGGCTACCGGCTTGAAAGCCGTCAGATTCGCCGGAAAGCATTATTTGTGCCTTTCTATTTTACGTTCATGAACGTCTGTGTCCTGCTGGGTTATCAGCGATACCGGCGTGGTGGTCACAATGGCATTTGGGAGAAGGCCAAGCGGGCCGATAATCTCCCAAATGCGTCGCAGGCGGGTCCGGGTCAGACACCCGTACTGGAATCGGTGCCGTGA
- a CDS encoding glycosyltransferase family 2 protein produces the protein MAEGERLSKPTSGAVADHDATAARLDWPLVSIITINYNQPGLTRLFLNSVSRLTYPNFEVIVVDNGSKEDPTEAVRSSDYPEARLFLTGQNLGFSGGNNLGMRLAKGDFYFIVNNDTEVTPDLIDALMEPMLANPTIGVVCPKIRYFDQPEVIQYAGYNPMNVYTGQAGMVGSHEVDKGQFDRPGPTSFAHGCAMLVRREVVERVGAFAEQFFLYYEELDWSARILRGGYQIYFQPTALIYHKESSSVGKASPLKVYYMTRNRILYMRRNTPLSQRAVFYAFLTGMVIPKHVLTYLLKGQFAYLKAFCRGLAWNVTHAL, from the coding sequence ATGGCAGAAGGAGAACGTCTGAGCAAGCCAACTTCAGGTGCCGTAGCTGACCATGACGCGACCGCTGCCCGACTGGATTGGCCGCTTGTTTCCATTATTACGATCAACTATAATCAGCCGGGCCTGACCCGTCTGTTTTTGAATTCTGTCAGCCGGCTGACCTATCCCAATTTTGAGGTAATCGTGGTTGACAACGGCTCGAAAGAAGATCCAACGGAGGCTGTTCGAAGCAGTGATTACCCCGAAGCCCGGCTTTTTTTGACGGGTCAGAACCTGGGCTTTTCGGGTGGTAATAACCTCGGCATGCGTCTGGCGAAAGGCGATTTTTACTTCATCGTCAACAACGACACCGAAGTAACCCCTGATCTGATCGACGCGTTGATGGAGCCAATGCTGGCGAACCCGACAATTGGTGTTGTCTGTCCGAAAATCCGGTATTTTGACCAGCCGGAGGTTATTCAGTATGCGGGCTATAATCCCATGAATGTTTATACCGGGCAGGCGGGTATGGTGGGCAGTCACGAGGTCGATAAAGGGCAGTTTGACCGGCCCGGTCCAACGTCGTTTGCGCATGGCTGTGCTATGCTGGTTCGTCGGGAAGTCGTTGAGCGGGTTGGCGCCTTCGCCGAGCAGTTCTTTCTGTATTACGAAGAACTGGACTGGTCGGCTCGTATTTTGCGGGGCGGCTACCAGATCTATTTTCAACCTACCGCCCTGATTTATCACAAAGAATCATCGTCGGTTGGCAAGGCCAGTCCGTTAAAAGTGTATTACATGACCCGAAACCGGATTTTGTATATGCGCCGGAACACACCGCTTTCGCAACGGGCGGTGTTTTATGCCTTTCTTACGGGTATGGTGATTCCCAAACATGTGTTGACGTATTTGCTGAAAGGCCAGTTTGCTTATTTAAAGGCTTTTTGCCGGGGTCTGGCCTGGAACGTAACTCACGCGCTGTAG
- a CDS encoding glycosyltransferase, which translates to MTTLVLLVAYIIYGYTALVTVYLAVYAVAGRLRQSKQASNVAVSRSYRRMAVLIPAYREDTVILEAAQANLRQQYPAENFDVIVIADTLKPTTIASLKKLPVQVIEVSFESSTKAKALTAALEQLPDTYEVAVILDADNHMAPDFLARVNTAFNQGWRVVQGHRTAKNTNTPVAILDAVSEEINNHIFRKGHRSLGLASALIGSGMAFEFSLLKQLMPEVKAVGGFDKELEMRILKQGISAEYLEDAYVYDEKVQSGAVFETQRTRWIAAQFRYLQLNLRPGLKAFWQGNLDYADKVFQTMLLPRLLLLGLLIVGFLLTLVIWGDFPLGWFVRVQLIVLLITFYISVPDRLKALVGINELMKLPGLFIRYIRSIANFRTARHRFLHTPHGTDSSTGV; encoded by the coding sequence ATGACTACTCTTGTCTTACTTGTCGCTTACATCATTTACGGTTATACGGCCCTTGTTACAGTTTACTTGGCCGTTTACGCCGTAGCTGGCCGATTGCGACAATCCAAACAAGCGTCTAACGTGGCCGTCAGTCGCTCTTATCGACGCATGGCCGTATTGATACCAGCCTATCGGGAAGATACCGTTATTCTGGAAGCTGCCCAAGCTAACCTACGCCAGCAATATCCAGCTGAAAATTTTGATGTGATCGTTATTGCAGATACGCTGAAACCAACCACAATCGCGTCCCTAAAAAAATTACCCGTTCAGGTTATAGAAGTTTCTTTTGAATCATCTACGAAAGCGAAAGCCCTTACGGCTGCGCTGGAGCAGTTGCCGGATACGTATGAGGTGGCCGTAATCCTGGATGCTGATAACCATATGGCCCCGGACTTTTTGGCCCGCGTAAACACGGCATTCAATCAGGGCTGGCGCGTGGTTCAAGGGCACCGGACGGCTAAAAACACCAATACCCCGGTGGCTATTCTGGATGCGGTGAGCGAGGAAATCAACAACCACATCTTCCGTAAAGGCCACCGCTCATTAGGGCTGGCTTCCGCTTTGATCGGTTCGGGTATGGCCTTTGAATTCAGTCTGTTAAAGCAGCTTATGCCCGAGGTCAAAGCCGTTGGCGGCTTTGACAAGGAACTGGAAATGCGAATTCTGAAGCAGGGCATCAGCGCTGAGTACCTTGAAGATGCCTATGTATACGATGAGAAAGTACAGTCGGGAGCTGTTTTCGAAACGCAGCGGACCCGCTGGATCGCAGCTCAGTTCCGTTACCTGCAGTTGAATTTACGGCCCGGTCTCAAGGCTTTCTGGCAGGGGAATCTGGATTATGCCGATAAAGTGTTTCAAACCATGCTGCTGCCACGTCTGTTGCTGCTCGGGCTGCTCATCGTCGGCTTTCTGCTGACACTCGTCATCTGGGGTGATTTTCCGCTGGGCTGGTTCGTGCGGGTACAGCTTATTGTGCTGCTAATAACCTTTTATATCTCGGTACCAGACCGGCTAAAAGCATTAGTTGGCATTAATGAGCTTATGAAGCTGCCGGGTTTATTTATACGTTATATCCGCTCTATAGCCAACTTCCGTACCGCCCGGCACCGCTTCCTGCATACTCCTCACGGCACCGATTCCAGTACGGGTGTCTGA
- a CDS encoding glycosyltransferase family 2 protein codes for MFDLTINHPFLVLFTLYLLFNVGYLGLYALAGAIQRSPNTPKSASQTIRRIAVLMPAYREDAVIVESAQANLHQNYPADHFDVVILADSLQPETLESLRKLPVTVVEVGFEVSSIVKSVNAGMDYLSDKHYDIAVMADADNHMAPDFLSRINEAFDQGWRVVQGHRTAKNTNTPVAILDAVSEEINNHIFRKGHRSLGLSSALIGSGMAFEFGLLKRLMSQSDALGGFDKELEMGILMEKIKVEYLEDVYIYDEKVQTGHVFETQRTRWIAAQFRYLRLKIRSGVAELFRGNLDYADKVFQTMLLPRLLLLGLLVCCTVISVIVDQTLWFWIFGTQLSSLLITLYISIPARLRRLVGWRELVQLPVLFVRYLRSIAKYRDARERFLHTPHGTVPLSSAGGSFMSDSSSAHRIS; via the coding sequence ATGTTCGACTTAACCATTAATCACCCTTTTCTGGTGCTATTCACCCTCTACCTGCTCTTTAATGTCGGGTATCTGGGTCTGTACGCGCTGGCGGGGGCAATCCAACGATCACCCAATACACCTAAATCCGCCAGCCAGACCATTCGTCGGATTGCAGTTCTGATGCCGGCCTACCGCGAAGATGCCGTCATTGTTGAATCGGCTCAGGCGAACCTACACCAGAACTATCCGGCAGATCATTTTGATGTGGTTATTCTGGCGGATTCCCTTCAGCCAGAAACGCTTGAGAGTTTACGTAAGCTGCCCGTAACGGTCGTTGAAGTAGGGTTTGAGGTGTCGAGTATTGTCAAATCAGTCAATGCTGGCATGGATTATCTGTCCGATAAGCATTATGACATCGCCGTCATGGCTGACGCCGACAATCATATGGCGCCCGATTTCCTGAGTCGGATCAATGAAGCGTTTGACCAGGGCTGGCGCGTGGTTCAGGGGCACCGGACGGCTAAAAACACCAATACCCCGGTGGCTATTCTAGATGCGGTGAGCGAGGAAATCAACAACCACATCTTCCGTAAAGGCCACCGCTCGCTGGGGCTTTCGTCAGCGCTGATCGGTTCGGGTATGGCCTTCGAGTTCGGCTTGCTCAAGCGGCTGATGAGCCAGTCTGACGCACTGGGCGGTTTCGATAAGGAGCTGGAAATGGGCATATTAATGGAAAAAATTAAAGTTGAATATCTGGAGGACGTTTACATTTACGACGAAAAAGTACAGACTGGGCACGTCTTCGAAACGCAGCGAACCCGCTGGATTGCCGCCCAGTTCCGGTATCTCCGATTAAAGATCCGGTCGGGTGTAGCCGAGTTATTCCGGGGGAATCTGGACTATGCAGACAAAGTTTTTCAAACCATGCTTTTGCCCCGGTTGTTGCTATTAGGACTGCTGGTTTGCTGTACGGTTATTTCGGTGATTGTTGATCAGACGCTCTGGTTCTGGATCTTTGGAACACAATTAAGCTCGTTGCTTATTACGCTTTACATTTCTATTCCAGCTCGCTTACGCCGATTAGTCGGGTGGCGCGAATTAGTACAGCTTCCTGTGCTGTTTGTTCGCTACCTGCGTTCAATTGCCAAGTATCGCGATGCCCGTGAACGATTTTTGCACACCCCTCACGGGACCGTCCCGCTAAGTTCAGCAGGCGGCTCGTTTATGTCGGACAGTTCATCGGCTCATAGGATCTCATAA